One window from the genome of Crassostrea angulata isolate pt1a10 chromosome 2, ASM2561291v2, whole genome shotgun sequence encodes:
- the LOC128173710 gene encoding uncharacterized protein LOC128173710: protein MLSMEDAASISNGIRIALSPVAITTVGEASTTSYGAQRRELRLSYERRTCVLTLWGDKAINFSLRNDVLYTIKCIVPTHDFNHQRCYNSTPDTTFEIIVEAHEVQDFEGVVESVSFESNLIEVNGVLLTTTNEQLKYLFPKNCYKSINVKGKRCMSEVSEIDFAKKSKKD, encoded by the exons ATGCTGAGCATGGAGGACGCCGCCTCGATATCAAATGGGATACGAATAGCACTTTCTCCAGTTGCCATAACGACT GTGGGAGAGGCGTCAACAACATCCTACGGGGCTCAGCGGAGAGAGCTCCGTCTCTCCTATGAGAGACGGACGTGTGTCTTAACGTTATGGGGAGACAAGGCCATCAATTTTAGCCTCAGAAACGATGTACTCTACACAATAAAATGCATCGTCCCCACACACGACTTTAACCATCAACGCTGTTACAATTCCACACCGGACACCACCTTTGAA ATCATTGTAGAAGCCCACGAAGTTCAGGACTTCGAAGGAGTGGTAGAGAGCGTATCTTTTGAAAG CAATTTGATCGAAGTAAATGGGGTTCTGCTCACAACTACTAACGAGCAGTTGAAGTACCTCTTTCCCAAAAACTGCTATAAAAGTATTAATGTGAAGGGAAAGAGATGCATGTCGGAAGTGAGCgagat AGACTTTGCGAAGAAATCGAAGAAAGATTAG
- the LOC128173708 gene encoding perlucin-like protein: MDSPWYLLLVFTVALVQPTSGGHCQNGWAQFKSNCYYFSSIDATFKDAMISCISIGANLLEFHNKREEAWVYLQIKHRGYAKGVWLGYSDIQKEGHYVTMSNAEDLGYQNWHKGEPNDWQKNEHCAAIHFQYAGWVDYHCTAKYNYICKK; the protein is encoded by the exons ATGGATAGTCCATGGTATCTACTTTTGGTGTTTACTGTTGCTCTGGTACAGCCAACATCAG GTGGACACTGTCAAAACGGATGGGCTCAGTTTAAGAGCAATTGCTATTATTTTTCATCCATAGACGCGACTTTTAAGGACGCTATG ATATCGTGTATCTCTATTGGTGCTAATCTGCTAGAATTCCACAACAAAAGAGAAGAGGCATGGGtgtatttacaaataaaacatagAG gTTATGCTAAAGGAGTATGGTTAGGGTACAGTGACATTCAGAAGGAAGGACATTATGTGACTATGTCAAATGCAGAGGACCTTGGTTATCAAAACTGGCATAAAGGAGAACCAAACGATTGGCAGAAAAATGAGCACTGCGCCGCTATCCATTTCCAATACGCTGGCTGGGTTGACTATCACTGTACAGCGAAGTATAATTATATCtgcaagaaataa